A region from the Kribbella shirazensis genome encodes:
- a CDS encoding M16 family metallopeptidase, whose translation MPLTYAIAEQMLDNGLRVVVSSDRAVPIVAVNLWYDVGSRHEPPGLTGFAHLFEHLMFQGSRNVASGQHFSLLETAGASLNASTFFDRTNYFESLPSGGLDLALWLEADRMGYLLDAVNQENLDNQRDVVKEEKRQSYDNRPYGDSYERLVRLAFPEDHPYAHMTIGSMADLDAASLEDVHAFFRKYYGPNNAVLTIVGDVSEEDAFDAAKRYFGHLPAIPAPPPAPDGTIGPLTEVRRDDVVSDVPSDLVTMMFRLPVDGTPELDAAGLALDILAAGQSGRLNRRLVRDEQIAQSVSGGALPLIGGVSFGTLTGIASDGVDLQKVEDALLEEIEKLALDGVTDEELATVQAQAERDWLEQLATCAGRADEISHHALLFGDANRINTRIDQIQAVTVEQVQEAARTWIRAEGRAQVTYRRSETASTSVPASGGAQE comes from the coding sequence CGAACCGCCGGGGCTGACCGGCTTCGCGCACCTCTTCGAGCACCTGATGTTCCAGGGGTCGCGCAACGTCGCCTCCGGTCAGCACTTCAGCCTGCTGGAAACCGCGGGCGCCAGCCTCAACGCGAGCACGTTCTTCGATCGCACCAACTACTTCGAGTCGCTGCCCAGCGGCGGTCTCGACCTCGCGCTCTGGCTCGAGGCGGACCGGATGGGTTACCTGCTCGACGCGGTCAACCAGGAGAACCTGGACAACCAGCGTGACGTGGTCAAGGAGGAGAAGCGGCAGTCGTACGACAACCGTCCGTACGGCGACTCGTACGAGCGGCTCGTGCGGCTCGCGTTCCCCGAGGACCACCCGTACGCGCACATGACGATCGGCTCGATGGCCGACCTGGACGCGGCGTCGCTGGAGGACGTGCACGCGTTCTTCCGCAAGTACTACGGCCCGAACAACGCCGTCCTGACGATCGTCGGGGACGTGTCCGAGGAAGACGCGTTCGACGCCGCCAAGCGGTACTTCGGCCATCTGCCGGCGATCCCCGCGCCGCCGCCCGCGCCGGACGGCACGATCGGCCCGCTGACCGAAGTACGCCGCGACGACGTGGTGTCCGACGTACCGTCCGACCTGGTGACGATGATGTTCCGGCTGCCGGTGGACGGTACGCCGGAGCTCGACGCGGCCGGGCTCGCGCTCGACATCCTCGCCGCGGGGCAGAGCGGCCGGCTGAACCGGCGGCTGGTCCGTGACGAGCAGATCGCGCAGTCGGTGTCCGGTGGGGCGCTGCCGCTGATCGGCGGGGTGTCCTTCGGGACGCTGACCGGGATCGCGTCGGACGGCGTCGACCTGCAGAAGGTCGAGGACGCACTGCTCGAGGAGATCGAGAAGCTCGCTCTCGACGGTGTCACCGACGAGGAACTCGCGACCGTGCAGGCGCAGGCCGAGCGGGACTGGCTGGAGCAGCTGGCGACGTGCGCGGGCCGCGCCGACGAGATCTCGCACCACGCCCTGCTGTTCGGCGACGCGAACCGGATCAACACCCGGATCGACCAGATCCAGGCCGTCACGGTCGAGCAGGTCCAGGAGGCGGCGCGAACCTGGATCCGCGCGGAGGGCCGCGCACAGGTCACCTACCGCCGCAGCGAGACGGCGTCGACTTCGGTGCCGGCTTCGGGAGGAGCACAGGAATGA